The following DNA comes from Camelus dromedarius isolate mCamDro1 chromosome 6, mCamDro1.pat, whole genome shotgun sequence.
CCCTGCCCAGGCTGGCCCCTTGCCATGCTGCAGCCCTGCGCACCCCTCCCCGTCCAGGAGAGCGGCCCCATCCTGTGCAGAATTCACCGCATCTCCgcccctgcccacctgccagCTGGAGAAGAGGCCTCCAGCCCAGGACGCCAGCCCGGGAGGCCTGTGGCTGGTGGCCTCGGGGACCTGGAGGCGACACTGGACCGCTGACCAGGGTGGTTTTGTTCCCGCAGAGCAGTCTGTACAGCGAGGCGGGCCTGGGGGTGGCCGCGCTCAGCACGCTCTACTGCGGGATGCTGCTCTCGTCCATGTTCCTGCCGCCGGTCCTCATTCAGAAGCTGGGCTGCAAGTGGACCATCGTCACCTCCATGTGCTGCTACGTGGCCTTCTCCCTGGGCAACTTCTACGCCAGCTGGTACACCCGCCGCTCGCCACCCCGGGTCCGCGTGCAGCTTGGATTGAGCCGCCCCGGCCCCTCCGCCACTCCCGCTTTAAGATGAGATGTCTCCGTTCCCTCTGCTGGGCCCATCAACTCCTGATTCTCAACCCTGCCCTcagcttccctcctgccccccaggCACTGTCGTGGCCCCAGAAACCAGGGGAAACTCTGACTAAGATGCTGGGGGTGAATTTCAGGGAGACTTAGCAGGATGTGACCAGTGGACCAAACCCCATACCCTCACCCTGTCACAGAGAGGACACAGCAGGGCTGGAGCCGGTGCCCCGGGCCAGACCTGAGCCCTGCCCGCTCCCCAGTTGAAAGGGACCCTGGGGGGCCAAGCTCTGAGGGTGTGGGCCACACCCCTTTTCCCAGGAGCACAGCTGGCAAGTGTCTTTTTGAGGGGCACCCCACTGCTCGCAGGACACACTGATATGACGGCTTCTTGTGCTCCTTTTTCTTGGGACCATAGATTATTTCCTACAGAATCCTCAAGGTGGGGGGTGGCAGGTcaatagatacatacatacacacacacacacacacacacacacatgcatgcacacacatgcacatgtacacacatacatgcatacatacatgtgcatgcacacacatacacacatgcacatgtacacacacacacacacacacacacacacacacacactaaatggTCTTTAACGTGATGCCGTTGGAGATACCCAGCACCGGCCCAGCCTCACTTCTAACTCCAGCTCACTGTAGTTGCATCCAAATACAAAGAAACCACTGGCACCCACGTCCACTTTTACAAACGAGCCAGAACCAGGAAAGGTGCCGATTTCTCATTCAGCTGAGTCTAAGGGTGACCCCGTCAATCTGCCCAGTCCAACAGCACAGTTCGACCTCATGGGCCAGGAGGAGCCCCTTCTCTCCAGACCGAGGGGACCGAGCACCCCCCCATCTGCCTTTCATCCCCCAGGTACACGCTGgtccccacctccatcctgcTGGGACTTGGAGCCGCCCCGCTGTGGTCCGCTCAAGGCACCTACCTCACCATCATGGGAAACGCACACGCGGAGAAGGCGGGAAAAGCCGGCAAAGACGTGGTGAACCAGTATTTCGGCATCTTCTTTCTCATATTCCAGTCGTCTGGAGTGTGGGGCAACCTGATCTCGTCTCTGGTGTTCGGACAGACGCCCACTCACGGTAACAGGAAGACTCAGTGGCCACCCCTGAGGGCCCCTGGACCTGAGCGGGTGGTCTCGTGAGGCCCGAGCCCTGGTTCTTGGCCCGCCTGTGCCTCAGCGTTACCGGCTTCCTGCTCCCCGGGCAGCCTGGGCAGGTCTAAGGGCCCGTCTGGCCCACAGGTGCCCCAGCAGTTCTGACCCTGGCGTCCCCTGGGTGGGGGGCCCTGGGGTGCCCTGGGGAAGTAAGGGCCACCTCTGTGGAACTTGGAGTGTGGCGTCCTCACTGTCCTAGACCATCCGTTTTCCCACTGAATCGGTCCATTCACCAGTGTTTCCAGGGGCACATGAAGGACCCCTCACCTCTTACCTGATTTGAGCATCTGGTGACCGACGTCTTAACTCTGCTCTCCCTGGCCTCAGACAGGGTGTAACGTGGGTGTCTCTTCTCTGCCCGCACTTTGATGTCTGAGGATTTAAACCAAGGGCAGACGGAAGGAACCTCTTCATTCCTTACAGGAAACATGTATTAACAGGGAAGAGGTTCTGGCTCTCCTAAGTGCAGCCATGATTactgccctgccctggcctcGAGGACCTCACCCGGCTGTCCCCTCCAAAGCCCTGCCTTTGGGAAACTCTGTAATgaaaatctttcttccttttttctcatgtGATGTCATCACTTGCTAAATGCACCCAAAGAAGGGAAACCATAGGGTCGATGGATACCCACTGCTCCGCATTATTGGTGTCACTGTCAGCAAGAATCCTGCAGAAACTGGGCTCAAAGTCCAGTCCCTCTAAGAGGACTGGTGCGCAACGGAGGGACCAGGTTTATTTGAAAGGCATGCAGTCTAGTGAGCTTGGATCTCTGCCCGATCCCAGGACagagctgagggctgggaggcACACTGCACGTCACGAGGCTTCTCGGCCTTTCTACGCCTCTGCTCTCCACACTGCCTTCGCTACGCACTGAGTATCTCCCCAGCCAAGGGATTTTGTGGCGTCTTATGTGATGGAACCTTTGTGATGGGGACATAATATTCACTGAATATTCTTTCTTCCACGACATCCTTCtctctccagagattctgatgtgAGTCTGACTGAGAGTCATTGATGTTTCAAATTTTATTCTtctcacagataagaaaactaacaTTCAGAGAAGGTATGAgataacctgcccaaggtcatggaGCTGGTTACAGATGAATCTGAAAGAGAAGCCAGCGGGCCCGACATTCAGCTAGTGCCCTCTAGTTcttattaattttgaaatgtgGAAAATTTTCAATTATGTCAGGAAAGTAACATAAACAAGGAACCAACATTTTCCGCACGATGTCCAGAGTGCCTTCAGGTCAAGTGTACGGACACATGCCCAGGGGGAAAGTATTTTCAGACCCTTGGTGAAGTGAATGCGTGCCTCGTCACGCTGACCTGCGGCGATGTCTGGCTCTCTGCGTGTCCACGTGCCTTTATCGCGGGGCACCCCTTTGCTCAGGTCCAGTCTCCCGTCAAACCACCTGTGTTCTCATCCCACCTCTTTGCTTCCGACGTCACAGGGGCCGTTCCGGAGGAGCAGCTCCTGTCCTGCGGGGCCAGTGACTGCTTGATGGCCACGGCGTCCTCGAACAGCAGCAGCCGCCCGTCCCAGGAGCTGATCTACACCCTGCTGGGCATTTACACGGGTACGTGCTCGGCGTGGCGGGATCCGGGCAAGCAAGTCTAAGGCCCCCTGGGCTGCAAAGACCACCACCCCCCCAGCACGAGTCATGTCTCTTCGTCTGCAAAAGCCCCGCAAAACATGTTCCGGTCGGTTGTACTCAGACCTTTTCCACAGGGACTCCGACACAGCCGACCCCGATGTGTGATGCTCTCCTGCAGGAGGGAGTCGCTTCACACCTGCACAGTCCAGGCGGGTGGCCATGACGTGTGcttctttaaatgttaattaaattaaaaatactcttCCTGggaggtggagggtatagctcagtggctgaGCATGTgattagcacgcacgaggtcccaggttcaatcacCAGTcccgccattaaataaataaataaatcaacctaattatctgcccctcccccaaaaaactcatcaaaaattacattacaaagatgaaaattctgTTCCCAAGTCCCAGCAGCCACATTCCGAGTGCTGAGCGCCACCTCGTCGGACAGCACCGTGGCAGCCCATCGCTTTGGTGGACCCGCTGCTTGGGTCCCAGCTGTGCCCAGGTGACCCTGGAAGTCCCAGACCCCTGTACGTTATCGCCTTTTCCTGAGGGATCTATTGAACCGTTTCTGCTGAAAGGCTGGCGCTGGGCGCGGGTCTCTCCTGCACCCGCTCCGGCACCGGTGAGGCTCCAGGCCCCCCGGCTGGTCCCAGCTTGGCTGAAAGCACACAAGCCCGGGGGGCCGTGGGAAGACGGCTGCCTGGGGGAGTGAGCCCTCACAGCGCATCTTGCCGTGAGAAACTCATTTTAATGGCAAGTATTTCTGTGAATAGTTTTCTAAACGACTTCCCTCCTACAGCCACAGGTGTATCATTGCTTGGAGGGCTGCCTTTGGAATAGTACATATTCCAAATATCTGCTAGTCCCAGACGCCCAGTttaaccctccccacccctcccccagagccccgtagccataactttgttttctgttttaaacaaATATGTCTTTATGTCCCTCCTTATCAAAAAGAAATgggtaagccagaaggagaaagaaaaataccatatgctatcactcatatgtggaatctaaaaaaagaaaaaaagagacactaCGAACTCCTCTGCAAAAcgaacagacttgcagacataggaaacaatcttatggttcccggggtaaaaggggtgggaagggataaatttgggagtttgagatttacaaatattaactactatatataatagataaaagacaaatttcttctgtagagctcagggaactatattcagtttcttataataaccttcaatgaggaagaatatgaaaatgaacatacgtGTGTACATGcttgactgggacactgtgccgtgcaccagaaatcgacacagtGTAACTGCCTGTACCTCAGTTATGAAAGATAgagtttaaactgaaaagaacaaACGGCAGTGCAGCAGATGGCCAGCCCCGCACCTGGTTTTCCCTCCAGTCGTTTGTTTTGGAGGCGTTTTCCCGTCTCAGTATGAAAAGCCTCTTTTTCACGATCGCACTGCAGCTGGGAGACGCCTGGACACACGCAGCTTGTTCCCAGGGCAGGACGTTTAGGGACATTTGGGGGATAGACAGGGGAAGCAGCAGAGGTGACCTTCGGGACTCGGGACCCTGAGGACGGAGACTGGCTGTTGGCGGAGGCTACTCTGAGGGTCCTGACAAGAGAACCAGTGGGTGTGAAAGGCACTGAGGACCTCTGGGGTCTCTCCCCGGGGGTCTGTGTTTCCCGGGACCTGCTGTGGCGGgttacatggggtcacaggttcATCACAGAAACAACACGTGTGTGTGGGATCCGAGTACCCACCGGAGGGCAGGGCTCTGGTCAGGCTCGGCCTGCCTCGTGTCGGATTTGAACCCTACCCTCCGTCCCCAGAGGAGGAGGGGTCCGTGCGTGTGCGGGCCCCGCTCCTGTAACGGCAGCCTTTCCCCTCGCGCCCTTCCAGGGAGCGGCGTCCTGGCCGTCCTGCTGACAGCCTTGCTGCTCGAGCCCGTGAAAGGCGCTCGGCGGACacgggaggggaaggagagagcacCGCGCGTGTGGTCCGCTCTGCTGTCGACTTTCAAGCTCTTTCGGGACAAGCGGCTGCGTCTCCTGGTCCTGCTGCCGCTGTACAGCGGGTTCGAGCAAGCCTTCCTGGCCGGCGACTACACGAGGGTAGGGGGTGAAGGGGATGCTGACCGTGCCGCGCTCAGGCCAACGGCCCTGCGGCCGGGCGGAGGGCGGGCGGGGCTCCGGGTGATGCGCT
Coding sequences within:
- the UNC93A gene encoding protein unc-93 homolog A is translated as MDRSLRNVLVVSLGFLLLFTAYGGLQNLQSSLYSEAGLGVAALSTLYCGMLLSSMFLPPVLIQKLGCKWTIVTSMCCYVAFSLGNFYASWYTLVPTSILLGLGAAPLWSAQGTYLTIMGNAHAEKAGKAGKDVVNQYFGIFFLIFQSSGVWGNLISSLVFGQTPTHGAVPEEQLLSCGASDCLMATASSNSSSRPSQELIYTLLGIYTGSGVLAVLLTALLLEPVKGARRTREGKERAPRVWSALLSTFKLFRDKRLRLLVLLPLYSGFEQAFLAGDYTRSYTTCALGIQYVGYVMICFAAVNALCSLLYGKLAAHTGRTALFALGAITHLSCIIALLLWRPHPSQLAVFFVFSGLWGVADAVWQTQNNALYGVLFEDNKEAAFANYRLWEALGFVVAFGYSTFLCVSVKLYILLGVLSLAMVAYGVVECLESRKLAWPLAVRQTKPEEEGEAQTKM